In a single window of the Cupriavidus basilensis genome:
- the flhC gene encoding flagellar transcriptional regulator FlhC, whose protein sequence is MTALLQAPSARSTTATPVPNRKSVLQDANQTQLAIELIGLGARLQVLEAETTLSRDRLIRLYKELRGASPPKGMLPFSTDWFTTWLPNIHSSLFFSAYQFMVQQGETVGIRGVVAAYRLYLEHVSLLESEIVLSFTRAWTLVRFFESNMLQLSSCTCCGGRFVAHAYEPHANFVCSLCRPPSRAGKAKKLSKDIAPAQAVA, encoded by the coding sequence TTGACCGCGCTCCTGCAGGCGCCGTCAGCCCGGAGTACCACGGCCACTCCCGTTCCCAATCGCAAGAGCGTCTTGCAGGATGCCAACCAGACCCAGCTCGCCATTGAGCTGATCGGCCTGGGTGCGCGCCTGCAAGTCCTCGAAGCCGAGACCACGCTCTCGCGCGATCGCCTGATCCGCCTCTACAAGGAGCTGCGCGGCGCCTCGCCGCCCAAGGGCATGCTCCCCTTCTCGACCGACTGGTTCACCACCTGGTTGCCAAACATCCATTCCTCGCTGTTCTTCTCGGCCTATCAGTTCATGGTCCAGCAGGGCGAGACGGTTGGCATCCGCGGCGTGGTGGCGGCCTATCGGCTCTATCTTGAGCACGTATCGCTGCTCGAAAGCGAAATTGTCTTAAGTTTCACCCGTGCTTGGACGTTAGTACGGTTTTTCGAGAGCAACATGCTGCAGCTTTCCAGCTGCACCTGCTGCGGCGGGCGTTTCGTCGCGCACGCGTACGAGCCGCATGCGAATTTCGTATGCAGCCTGTGCCGTCCGCCCTCGCGTGCTGGCAAAGCCAAGAAGCTCTCGAAGGACATCGCACCAGCGCAAGCTGTCGCCTGA
- the motA gene encoding flagellar motor stator protein MotA: MLVVIGFVVVIAAVLGGYAMTGGHMGALYQPAELVIIGGAAIGAFISSNNGKAIKATMRVLPTLFRSSKYSKALYMEVMALLYVLLSKARREGILFLEKEIADPAASSVFSQYPRILADPGMMEFLTDYLRMMVNGNMNAFEIETLMDHEIETFRHEAEVPAHALTRIGDGLPAFGIVAAVMGVVHALASADLPPAELGALIAHAMVGTFLGILLAYGFVSPLAARVEHQVDETVKMYECIKVTLLASLNGYAPLVAVEFGRKVLYSTERPSFLELDDHVREVKSIT; the protein is encoded by the coding sequence GTGCTAGTTGTAATTGGCTTTGTTGTCGTGATAGCGGCGGTGCTTGGTGGATACGCCATGACCGGTGGCCATATGGGCGCGCTTTATCAACCGGCAGAGCTTGTCATCATTGGGGGCGCCGCGATCGGCGCGTTCATCAGCTCCAATAATGGCAAGGCTATCAAGGCCACCATGCGCGTGCTGCCGACACTGTTTCGCAGCAGCAAGTACAGCAAGGCGCTGTACATGGAAGTCATGGCGCTGCTCTATGTCCTGCTGTCCAAGGCCCGCCGCGAAGGCATCCTGTTCCTCGAGAAGGAAATCGCGGACCCGGCGGCCAGCAGCGTGTTCAGCCAGTATCCGCGCATCCTTGCCGACCCGGGAATGATGGAGTTCCTGACGGACTACCTGCGCATGATGGTCAACGGCAATATGAACGCCTTCGAGATCGAGACCCTGATGGATCACGAGATCGAGACTTTCCGCCACGAGGCCGAGGTGCCGGCGCACGCGCTGACCCGGATCGGCGACGGCCTGCCCGCCTTCGGCATTGTCGCCGCGGTGATGGGCGTGGTGCACGCGCTGGCCTCGGCAGACCTGCCGCCGGCCGAGCTGGGCGCGCTGATTGCCCACGCCATGGTCGGCACCTTCCTCGGCATCTTGCTCGCCTACGGCTTTGTCTCGCCGCTGGCGGCGCGGGTCGAGCACCAGGTGGACGAAACCGTGAAGATGTACGAGTGCATCAAGGTCACGCTGCTGGCTTCGCTCAACGGATATGCACCTCTGGTGGCGGTGGAGTTTGGCCGCAAGGTGTTGTACTCGACCGAGCGGCCATCCTTCCTCGAACTGGACGACCACGTCCGCGAAGTCAAGAGCATCACCTGA
- a CDS encoding CheR family methyltransferase: protein MTQPRPTAFAAGPQSAQPASLRRDEPRDFLLTERDFEKIRAMIHRRAGISLGSHKREMVYSRLARRLRTLQLVDFGTYLAMLDADDGSDEWEFFTNALTTNLTSFFREAHHFPLLAEHAKKTGRPYSVWCSAASTGEEPYSIAITLAEALGERAATVLATDIDTQVLAKARSGVYTAEQVNKLSPERLKRFFLKGTGQRAGAVKVKPELAGTISFEPLNLLAPDWGIREKFDAIFCRNVMIYFDKPTQGKILERFVPLLKPHGLLFAGHSENFSYVTRAFQLRGQTVYELAPQSARLGGS from the coding sequence ATGACGCAGCCTCGCCCAACCGCCTTTGCCGCCGGCCCGCAATCAGCGCAGCCCGCTTCCCTGCGGCGCGACGAGCCGCGTGACTTCCTGCTGACCGAGCGGGACTTCGAGAAGATCCGCGCGATGATTCATCGCCGCGCGGGCATCTCGCTTGGCAGCCACAAGCGAGAGATGGTGTACAGCCGGCTGGCGCGACGGCTGCGCACGCTGCAGCTGGTCGATTTCGGCACTTACCTGGCGATGCTGGATGCCGACGACGGCTCGGACGAGTGGGAGTTTTTTACCAACGCGCTCACCACCAACCTGACGTCATTCTTCCGCGAAGCCCATCACTTCCCCTTGCTGGCGGAGCACGCCAAGAAGACCGGCCGGCCCTACTCGGTATGGTGTTCGGCCGCGTCCACCGGCGAGGAACCCTACTCGATCGCCATCACGCTGGCCGAGGCGCTCGGCGAGCGCGCCGCCACGGTGCTGGCAACCGATATCGACACCCAGGTGCTGGCCAAGGCCCGCTCCGGTGTCTACACGGCCGAGCAGGTGAACAAGCTCTCGCCGGAGCGGCTCAAGCGCTTCTTCCTCAAGGGCACCGGCCAGCGCGCCGGCGCGGTCAAGGTCAAGCCAGAACTGGCGGGCACCATCAGTTTCGAGCCGCTCAACCTGCTGGCGCCGGACTGGGGTATTCGCGAGAAGTTCGACGCGATCTTCTGCCGCAACGTGATGATCTATTTCGACAAGCCTACCCAGGGCAAGATCCTGGAGCGTTTCGTGCCGCTGCTCAAGCCGCACGGGCTGTTGTTCGCGGGCCACTCCGAGAATTTCTCCTACGTGACGCGCGCCTTCCAGTTGCGCGGGCAGACTGTCTACGAACTGGCGCCGCAGTCGGCCCGGCTGGGAGGATCGTGA
- the cheA gene encoding chemotaxis protein CheA codes for MSVDIDITQFYQTFFEEAEELLVEMEQLLLGLDLESPDAEELNAIFRAAHSIKGGAATFGFAALTETTHLLENLLDRTRRRELALSRTIIDTFLETKDVLQDQLNAYRNGTEPDPETLARICAVLQQLALEAAGGTPAAAPAPAAPVAAAPAAAPAAPAPAGGGLKVTLVKVSPSDQALLREELANLGEITGQKEEGGDLTVWLSSQCSADDIIAVCCFVVDGDQIVVEAADAPAPAAAEPVAAVAAAPAAAAPAQAPAAPAPAKEKAKAQPAAAAHAQENGSIRVPTEKVDQIINLVGELVITQSMLAQTASALDPVLFDRLFSGMGQLERNARDLQEAVMSIRMMPMDYVFSRFPRLVRDLAAKLGKQIDLVTFGKATELDKSLIERIIDPLTHLVRNSLDHGIETPDLRVAAGKEPTGQLILSAQHHGGNIVIEVSDDGGGLRRDKILAKALQNGLPVSENISDDEVWQLIFAPGFSTAEAVTDLSGRGVGMDVVKRNIQEMGGHVEVTSRPGQGTTTRIVLPLTLAILDGMSVKVGAETFILPLNCVMESLQPKPEDVHTAANNDRVMHVRGEYLPLLELHRVFNVAEAVHEPTQGIAVILQAEGKRFALLVDQLIGQHQVVLKNLETNYRKVPCISAATILGDGSVALIVDVGALQRTGVRRQDPALA; via the coding sequence ATGTCTGTCGATATCGATATCACGCAGTTCTACCAGACCTTTTTCGAGGAGGCGGAAGAGCTCCTCGTGGAAATGGAGCAACTGCTGCTTGGGCTGGATCTCGAATCCCCCGATGCAGAAGAGCTCAACGCGATTTTTCGCGCGGCGCACTCTATCAAGGGCGGCGCGGCAACGTTCGGCTTTGCCGCCCTGACCGAAACCACGCACCTGCTGGAAAACCTGCTTGACCGCACGCGGCGGCGGGAACTGGCGTTGTCCCGGACCATCATCGACACTTTTCTGGAAACCAAGGACGTGTTGCAAGATCAGCTCAACGCCTACCGTAACGGTACGGAACCCGATCCGGAAACTCTGGCGCGTATCTGCGCCGTTCTTCAACAACTGGCGCTGGAGGCCGCGGGCGGCACGCCGGCGGCGGCGCCCGCCCCGGCTGCGCCTGTTGCCGCAGCGCCAGCCGCGGCACCGGCGGCACCCGCACCCGCCGGCGGCGGCCTGAAGGTGACGTTGGTGAAGGTGTCTCCTTCGGACCAGGCACTGTTGCGCGAGGAACTCGCCAACCTGGGCGAGATCACCGGCCAGAAGGAAGAGGGCGGCGATCTCACCGTGTGGCTGTCGAGCCAGTGCAGCGCCGATGACATCATCGCGGTGTGCTGCTTCGTCGTCGACGGCGACCAGATCGTCGTGGAAGCCGCGGATGCGCCGGCGCCGGCAGCGGCCGAGCCGGTAGCTGCGGTGGCGGCCGCGCCGGCCGCCGCCGCACCGGCGCAGGCTCCGGCCGCGCCCGCTCCCGCCAAGGAAAAAGCCAAGGCACAGCCCGCCGCGGCTGCGCACGCGCAGGAGAACGGCTCCATCCGCGTGCCCACCGAAAAGGTGGACCAGATCATCAACTTGGTGGGCGAGCTGGTCATCACGCAATCGATGCTGGCGCAGACCGCATCGGCGCTCGATCCGGTGCTGTTCGACCGTTTGTTCTCCGGCATGGGCCAGCTCGAGCGCAATGCGCGCGACCTGCAGGAAGCGGTGATGTCGATCCGCATGATGCCGATGGACTACGTCTTCTCGCGCTTCCCGCGCCTGGTGCGCGACCTCGCCGCCAAGCTGGGCAAGCAGATCGACCTGGTTACCTTCGGCAAGGCCACCGAGCTCGACAAGAGCCTGATCGAACGCATCATCGATCCGCTGACCCACCTGGTGCGCAACAGCCTGGACCACGGCATCGAGACACCGGACTTGCGCGTTGCCGCGGGCAAGGAACCCACCGGGCAGCTGATCCTGTCGGCCCAGCACCACGGTGGCAACATCGTCATTGAAGTGAGCGACGACGGTGGCGGCCTGCGCCGCGACAAGATCCTCGCCAAGGCGCTGCAGAATGGCCTGCCGGTGTCCGAGAACATCAGCGACGATGAAGTCTGGCAACTGATCTTCGCGCCGGGATTCTCCACCGCCGAAGCGGTGACCGACCTGTCCGGCCGAGGTGTGGGCATGGACGTGGTCAAGCGGAACATCCAGGAAATGGGCGGCCACGTCGAGGTCACCTCGCGTCCCGGCCAGGGCACCACCACCCGCATCGTGCTGCCGCTGACGCTGGCGATCCTGGATGGCATGTCCGTCAAGGTGGGCGCCGAGACCTTCATCCTGCCGCTGAACTGCGTGATGGAGTCGCTGCAGCCCAAGCCGGAAGACGTGCACACGGCGGCCAACAACGACCGCGTGATGCATGTGCGTGGCGAGTACCTGCCGCTGCTGGAGCTGCACCGCGTGTTCAACGTGGCCGAAGCCGTGCACGAGCCCACCCAGGGCATCGCCGTGATCCTGCAGGCCGAAGGCAAGCGCTTCGCACTGCTGGTGGACCAGCTGATCGGCCAGCACCAGGTCGTGCTGAAGAATCTCGAAACCAACTACCGCAAGGTGCCTTGCATTTCCGCCGCCACCATCCTTGGCGACGGCAGCGTGGCACTGATCGTGGACGTCGGCGCGCTGCAGCGCACCGGGGTGCGCCGCCAAGACCCGGCGCTTGCTTAA
- the flhD gene encoding flagellar transcriptional regulator FlhD: protein MESSEVLQEIREVNLAYLLLAQRLVRENHLEAMFRLGVSKEIADILAKLTPAQLVKLAASNMVLCRFRFDDHALLSTLTHTAKSHDMQQIHAAILLARQPVESLN, encoded by the coding sequence TTGGAAAGCAGTGAAGTTCTCCAGGAGATCAGGGAGGTCAATCTCGCCTATCTGCTGCTCGCGCAACGCCTGGTGCGCGAAAATCATCTGGAAGCCATGTTCAGGCTTGGCGTCAGCAAGGAAATTGCCGACATTCTCGCCAAGTTGACACCGGCCCAGCTTGTCAAACTGGCAGCATCAAACATGGTCCTGTGCCGTTTTCGGTTCGACGACCATGCCTTGCTGTCGACACTCACCCATACGGCCAAGAGCCATGATATGCAGCAGATCCATGCTGCGATCCTGCTCGCACGGCAGCCCGTGGAGTCGCTCAATTGA
- the motB gene encoding flagellar motor protein MotB: MSSEHGAHPIVVKRIKKSSAGHHGGSWKIAYADFMTAMMALFLVLWLLKAAQPKDLVQLAEYFRTPLKVAIAGGNKSSMSSSVIPGGGTDVTRQDAEVRKTPEDATEKAKERQEAERLRSLKKRLEQIIENNPVLRQFRPQLLLDITSEGLRIQILDTQNRPMFRTGSAAVEPYMRTILREIGPVLNEMPNKVSLSGHTDSANYSNGERTYSNWELSSDRSNASRRELIAGGMNEGKVLRVIGLAATMPLDKKDDLAPVNRRISIVVLNQRAQSRIEAENASAAEVSIAAKAGEAGQEVQAGLAAASAPATAVAPAASAAPAAAAPGNAAAAPAKPGSVQ; this comes from the coding sequence ATGAGCAGTGAGCACGGTGCGCACCCCATTGTCGTCAAACGCATCAAGAAGAGCAGCGCCGGGCATCATGGCGGATCGTGGAAGATCGCTTACGCCGACTTCATGACGGCAATGATGGCGCTGTTCCTTGTGCTTTGGCTGCTGAAGGCTGCCCAGCCCAAGGACCTGGTGCAATTGGCCGAGTATTTCCGCACGCCGCTTAAAGTGGCCATTGCGGGCGGCAACAAGAGCAGCATGTCTTCCAGCGTGATCCCTGGCGGCGGCACGGACGTGACCCGCCAGGACGCGGAGGTCAGGAAGACGCCCGAAGATGCCACGGAAAAGGCCAAGGAACGCCAGGAAGCCGAGCGCCTGCGCTCGCTCAAGAAGCGTCTTGAGCAGATCATCGAGAACAACCCCGTGCTGCGCCAGTTCCGCCCGCAGTTGTTGCTCGATATCACCAGCGAAGGTTTGCGCATCCAGATCCTGGATACGCAGAACCGGCCGATGTTCCGTACCGGCAGCGCCGCGGTCGAGCCGTATATGCGCACCATCCTGCGCGAGATCGGCCCGGTGCTCAACGAGATGCCGAACAAGGTCAGCCTGTCCGGCCATACCGACTCCGCCAACTATTCCAATGGCGAGCGCACGTATAGCAACTGGGAGCTGTCTTCAGATCGCTCCAATGCCTCCCGGCGCGAGCTGATCGCCGGCGGCATGAACGAGGGCAAGGTGTTGCGCGTGATCGGCCTGGCCGCCACCATGCCGCTCGACAAGAAGGACGATCTCGCGCCGGTGAATCGCCGCATCAGCATCGTGGTGCTGAACCAGCGCGCGCAGTCTCGGATCGAGGCTGAGAATGCCAGCGCCGCCGAGGTTTCGATCGCAGCAAAGGCCGGTGAAGCCGGCCAGGAAGTGCAGGCAGGCCTGGCGGCCGCCTCCGCCCCCGCAACCGCAGTCGCGCCGGCCGCTTCGGCCGCCCCGGCTGCGGCTGCGCCGGGCAACGCCGCCGCGGCCCCGGCCAAGCCGGGCAGTGTTCAATGA
- the cheY gene encoding chemotaxis response regulator CheY, with protein MDKNMKILVVDDFPTMRRIIRNLLKELGFANVEEAEDGAAGLEKVKDGSFQFVISDWNMPNMDGLSMLQAIRAEGPLAKLPVLMVTAEAKKENIIAAAQAGANGYVVKPFTAATLDEKITKIFEKLAKEGA; from the coding sequence GTGGACAAGAACATGAAGATCCTGGTGGTCGATGACTTCCCCACCATGCGTCGCATCATCCGCAACCTGCTTAAGGAACTGGGCTTTGCCAACGTCGAGGAAGCCGAAGACGGCGCCGCGGGCCTGGAGAAAGTCAAGGACGGCAGCTTCCAGTTCGTCATTTCCGACTGGAACATGCCGAACATGGACGGCCTGAGCATGCTGCAGGCGATTCGCGCCGAAGGCCCGCTGGCCAAGCTGCCGGTGCTGATGGTGACGGCAGAGGCCAAGAAGGAGAACATCATCGCCGCGGCACAGGCCGGCGCGAACGGCTATGTGGTCAAGCCGTTCACGGCAGCGACGCTCGACGAGAAAATTACCAAGATCTTCGAGAAACTGGCGAAGGAAGGGGCATAA
- the cheD gene encoding chemoreceptor glutamine deamidase CheD has translation MRTPQLPEAIATRSYFDREFGKQAIKLLPNEYYVTREDVVLTTVLGSCVAACIRDETAGVGGMNHFMLPDDDGAGADRLLSASMRYGSYALEVLINELLKMGARRERLEAKVFGGGAVLANMTTLNIGDRNAEFVLRYLKAEEIRVAAQDLRGPHARRVSYFPLTGLALVRRLTRQDDQVVVERNERALARAIASSATTPAKGGAELFSRRVPSAAVS, from the coding sequence ATGCGCACGCCCCAATTGCCCGAGGCAATCGCCACCCGCAGCTACTTTGACCGCGAATTCGGCAAGCAAGCCATCAAGTTGCTGCCCAACGAGTATTACGTGACCCGCGAGGACGTGGTGCTGACCACGGTGCTCGGCTCGTGTGTAGCGGCATGCATCCGCGACGAGACGGCCGGGGTAGGGGGCATGAATCACTTCATGCTGCCGGACGACGATGGCGCGGGTGCGGACCGGCTGCTCAGCGCATCGATGCGCTACGGCTCCTACGCGCTGGAAGTGCTGATCAACGAATTGCTGAAGATGGGCGCGCGCCGTGAGCGGCTCGAAGCCAAGGTGTTCGGCGGCGGTGCGGTGCTGGCCAACATGACCACGCTCAATATCGGCGATCGCAACGCCGAGTTCGTGCTCCGGTACCTGAAGGCCGAGGAGATCCGCGTGGCCGCCCAGGACCTGCGCGGCCCGCACGCGCGCCGCGTCAGCTATTTCCCGCTTACCGGGCTGGCGCTGGTGCGCCGGCTTACCCGGCAGGACGACCAGGTGGTGGTCGAGCGCAACGAACGCGCGCTGGCACGCGCCATTGCCAGCTCCGCGACGACGCCGGCAAAAGGCGGCGCGGAGCTGTTTTCGCGGCGCGTGCCATCGGCTGCCGTTTCCTGA
- the cheZ gene encoding protein phosphatase CheZ, whose product MSTTPTLSNESAEQLFQRIGALTRMLRDNMRELGLDKEIERAAQAIPDARDRLSYIASMTEQAAERTLNAVELAQPIQSGMEKQAEALDKRWEAWFETPVELGDARELVLDTRAFLTDVPQQARATGSHLLDIMMAQDFQDLTGQVIKKMMDMIHSLEQELLQVLIDNVPADRRVEAPATLMNGPQVNPEGKADVVSDQSQVDDLLASLGF is encoded by the coding sequence ATGTCGACGACTCCGACTCTCAGCAACGAATCTGCCGAGCAGCTGTTCCAGCGCATTGGTGCCTTGACGCGGATGCTGCGCGACAATATGCGCGAATTGGGGCTCGACAAGGAAATCGAGCGTGCCGCACAGGCCATCCCCGATGCGCGCGACCGGCTCAGCTATATCGCCTCCATGACCGAGCAGGCTGCCGAGCGCACGCTGAACGCGGTGGAACTGGCGCAGCCGATCCAGTCCGGCATGGAGAAGCAGGCCGAGGCGCTCGACAAGCGCTGGGAAGCCTGGTTCGAAACGCCGGTGGAGCTGGGTGACGCGCGCGAGCTCGTGCTCGACACCCGCGCCTTCCTGACCGACGTGCCGCAGCAGGCCCGCGCCACCGGCAGCCACCTGCTCGACATCATGATGGCGCAGGACTTCCAGGACCTGACCGGCCAGGTCATCAAGAAGATGATGGACATGATCCACTCCCTGGAGCAGGAACTGCTGCAGGTGCTGATCGACAATGTCCCGGCCGATCGCCGCGTGGAAGCGCCGGCTACGTTGATGAATGGGCCGCAGGTCAACCCCGAAGGCAAGGCCGACGTGGTCTCCGACCAGTCGCAGGTCGACGACCTGCTCGCCAGCCTGGGCTTCTGA
- a CDS encoding protein-glutamate methylesterase/protein-glutamine glutaminase has product MTAAKIKVLCVDDSALIRSLMTEIINSQSDMEVVGTAPDPLVARDLIKRLNPDVLTLDVEMPRMDGLDFLERLMRLRPMPVLMVSSLTERGSEITMRALELGAVDFVTKPKLGIRDGLMDYTDTIADKIRAASRARIRSKAPASGEAAAPATPMLRSPLLSTEKLIIVGASTGGTEAIKDFLMPMPPDCPAVLIVQHMPAGFTRSFAQRLDGLCRITVKEAEHGERVLPGYAYIAPGDSHLLLARSGANYVAHLSQEPAVNRHRPSVEVLFDSAAKHAGKNAIGVMLTGMGKDGAQGMLRMREAGAYNLAQDESSCIVFGMPKEAIAAGGVHEVVPLHAMSQRVMARLATFGARAQRV; this is encoded by the coding sequence ATGACTGCGGCCAAGATCAAGGTATTGTGCGTGGATGACTCCGCGCTGATACGCAGCCTGATGACGGAGATCATCAACAGCCAGAGCGATATGGAGGTGGTTGGTACCGCCCCTGATCCGCTGGTGGCGCGTGACCTGATCAAGCGCCTGAATCCGGATGTGCTTACGCTGGACGTGGAAATGCCGCGCATGGACGGGCTGGATTTCCTGGAGCGGCTGATGCGCCTGCGCCCGATGCCGGTGCTGATGGTGTCGTCGCTGACCGAGCGCGGCTCGGAAATCACGATGCGCGCGCTGGAGCTCGGCGCGGTGGATTTCGTCACCAAGCCCAAGCTCGGCATCCGCGACGGCCTGATGGATTACACCGACACCATCGCCGACAAGATCCGCGCCGCGTCGCGCGCGCGCATCCGCAGCAAGGCACCCGCCAGCGGCGAAGCGGCAGCGCCGGCTACCCCGATGCTGCGCAGCCCGTTGCTGTCCACGGAAAAGCTGATCATCGTCGGGGCGTCCACCGGCGGCACCGAGGCCATCAAGGACTTCCTGATGCCGATGCCGCCGGATTGCCCCGCCGTGCTGATCGTCCAGCATATGCCGGCCGGCTTCACGCGTTCGTTCGCGCAGCGCCTGGACGGCCTGTGCCGGATCACGGTCAAGGAAGCGGAGCACGGCGAGCGCGTGCTGCCCGGCTACGCCTACATTGCCCCGGGCGACTCGCACCTGCTGCTTGCGCGCAGTGGGGCCAACTATGTGGCCCACCTGTCGCAGGAGCCGGCGGTCAACCGCCACCGGCCGTCGGTCGAGGTGCTGTTCGACTCCGCGGCCAAGCATGCGGGCAAGAACGCCATCGGCGTGATGCTGACGGGTATGGGCAAGGACGGGGCGCAAGGCATGCTGCGCATGCGCGAGGCCGGCGCCTATAACCTGGCGCAGGACGAAAGCAGCTGCATCGTATTCGGCATGCCCAAGGAGGCGATTGCCGCCGGCGGGGTGCATGAGGTAGTACCGCTGCACGCGATGAGCCAGCGCGTGATGGCACGCCTGGCCACCTTCGGGGCACGCGCGCAGCGAGTTTGA
- the flhB gene encoding flagellar biosynthesis protein FlhB, whose amino-acid sequence MSEESDLEKTEPASARRLEKAREEGQVVRSRELATLIMLMSGVVGLWTLGGTLASKLDAVLHASLAFEPAIAFDTTRMMSRFGIAVWEGLLAFLPLLLFFGAAALAGPMLLGGWMFSAKSFAPDFSRLSPLKGLGRLFSSQSLVELAKAIAKALLVGSVAGWVLWRRLPEAIALMSAPIHEALLHMLEMVLSCSAMVAGSLVLVAALDVPWQYWTFYKKLRMTKEEVKQEHKDSEGDPHIKGRIRQQQRAMAKRRMMSEVPKADVVVTNPTHFAVALRYEEGRMSAPRVVAKGSDAIAARIREIAVENGVPLLSAPPLARALHRHVELGREIPAGLYTSVAEVLAWVYQLKHWHHSSGPHPAAPSDLLVPDELAVPESQA is encoded by the coding sequence ATGTCCGAAGAAAGCGATCTCGAGAAAACCGAACCCGCCTCAGCGCGGCGCCTGGAAAAGGCGCGCGAAGAGGGGCAGGTCGTGCGTTCGCGCGAGCTCGCCACGCTGATCATGCTGATGAGCGGCGTAGTGGGCCTGTGGACGCTGGGCGGCACGCTTGCCAGCAAGCTCGATGCCGTGTTGCACGCCAGCCTGGCCTTCGAGCCGGCGATTGCCTTCGACACCACGCGCATGATGTCGCGCTTTGGCATCGCGGTCTGGGAGGGCCTGCTGGCCTTCCTGCCGCTGTTGCTGTTCTTTGGCGCGGCAGCGCTGGCCGGCCCCATGCTGCTGGGCGGCTGGATGTTCTCCGCGAAGTCTTTCGCCCCGGATTTCTCCCGCCTCTCGCCGCTCAAGGGGCTGGGCAGGTTGTTCTCCTCACAGTCGCTGGTGGAGCTGGCCAAGGCCATTGCCAAGGCGCTGCTGGTTGGCAGCGTGGCTGGCTGGGTGCTGTGGCGGCGGCTGCCAGAGGCCATCGCGCTGATGAGCGCGCCGATCCACGAAGCGCTGCTGCACATGCTGGAGATGGTGCTGAGCTGCTCGGCGATGGTGGCGGGTTCGCTGGTGCTGGTAGCGGCGCTCGACGTGCCCTGGCAGTACTGGACCTTCTACAAGAAGCTGCGCATGACCAAGGAAGAGGTCAAGCAGGAGCACAAGGACAGCGAAGGCGACCCGCACATCAAGGGGCGCATCCGCCAGCAGCAGCGTGCCATGGCCAAGCGCCGCATGATGTCGGAAGTGCCGAAGGCGGATGTGGTGGTCACCAACCCCACCCACTTCGCCGTGGCGCTGCGCTACGAAGAAGGCCGCATGAGCGCGCCGCGCGTGGTCGCCAAGGGCAGTGACGCGATTGCCGCGCGCATTCGCGAGATTGCCGTCGAGAACGGCGTGCCGTTGCTGTCCGCGCCGCCGCTGGCGCGCGCGCTGCATCGTCACGTAGAGCTGGGCAGGGAAATCCCTGCCGGCCTGTACACCTCCGTGGCCGAAGTCCTGGCCTGGGTCTATCAACTGAAGCACTGGCACCACAGCAGCGGCCCGCATCCGGCGGCACCCTCCGATCTGCTGGTGCCGGACGAGTTAGCCGTACCGGAAAGCCAAGCATGA
- the cheW gene encoding chemotaxis protein CheW, whose protein sequence is MAGIGHIDTPGSEASGQEFLVFTLGSEEYGIDILKVQEIRGYDAVTRLANAPDFIKGVTNLRGVIVPIVDLRLKFRLGNVRYDHQTVVIILNIAGRVVGIVVDGVSDVLTLTGEAIKPAPEFGVSVSNDHLTGLGTVDGRMLILIDIEKLMTSAEMELVEAELA, encoded by the coding sequence ATGGCCGGCATCGGACACATCGATACCCCCGGGAGCGAAGCTTCCGGGCAGGAGTTCCTGGTTTTCACGCTGGGAAGCGAAGAGTATGGCATCGACATTCTCAAGGTGCAGGAGATCCGCGGCTACGACGCGGTGACCCGCCTGGCGAATGCGCCTGACTTCATCAAGGGCGTAACCAATCTGCGCGGCGTGATCGTGCCGATCGTGGACCTGCGCCTGAAGTTCCGCCTGGGCAACGTGCGCTACGACCACCAGACCGTGGTCATCATCCTCAATATCGCCGGCCGTGTGGTTGGCATCGTGGTGGATGGCGTATCGGACGTGCTGACGCTGACCGGCGAAGCCATCAAGCCGGCCCCGGAGTTCGGCGTCTCGGTCTCCAACGATCACCTGACCGGCCTTGGCACTGTCGACGGCCGCATGCTGATCCTGATCGACATCGAGAAGCTGATGACCAGTGCCGAAATGGAACTGGTCGAAGCCGAACTCGCCTGA